The following proteins come from a genomic window of Melospiza melodia melodia isolate bMelMel2 unplaced genomic scaffold, bMelMel2.pri scaffold_32, whole genome shotgun sequence:
- the LOC134434167 gene encoding olfactory receptor 14C36-like, protein MFFFLLNLALSDLGSICTTVPKAMHNSLWDTRDISCAGCAAQLFLSFFFISAEYFLLTVMCYDRYVSICKPLHYGTLLGSRACAHMAAAAWAIGFLNALMLMANTFSLPLCKGNALGHFFCEIPQILKLSCAKSYLRELRLLAVSACLFSGSFVFIVFSYVQIFRTVLRIPSEQGRHKAFSTCLPHLAVVSLFTTTAVFSHLKPPLIFSPSLDVTLSVLYSVVPPALNPLFYSLRNQELKAAVWKLMTG, encoded by the coding sequence atgttcttcttcctgctcaacctggccctcagcgacctgggctccatctgcaccactgtccccaaagccatgcacaattccctctgggacaccagggacatctcctgtgcagggtgtgctgcacagttatttctgagtttcttcttcatctcagcagagtatttcctcctgactgtcatgtgctacgaccgctatgtgtccatctgcaaacccctgcactacgggaccctcctgggcagcagagcttgtgcccacatggcagcagctgcctgggccattggctttctcaatgctctcatgctcatggccaatacattttccctccccctttgcaaggggaatgccctgggacatttcttctgtgaaatccctcagatcctcaagctctcctgtgccaaaTCATATCTTAGGGAACTTCGGCTTCtggctgttagtgcctgtttattttctggatcttttgtgttcattgttttctcctatgtgcagatcttcaggactgtgctgaggatcccatctgagcagggacggcacaaagccttttccacctgcctccctcacctggccgtggtctctctcttCACCACCACTGCAGTGTTTTCTCACTTGAAACCCCCTTTgatcttctccccatccctggatgtgaccctgtcagttctctattcagtggtgcctccagccctgaaccccctcttctacagcctgaggaaccaggagctcaaggctgcagtgtggaaactgatgactggatag